AGGTTCGAATTTCTGAAAACGAAAGAGGACTTGTGATCTCGCTTGTAGGTGCTGATTATTTTTATCCCGGTTCAGCAATCCTAACACCAACCATTCGAGAAACATTACGAAAAGCAGCGGGTCTTATCAAAGGACTCGAACGATTTGTTCGTGTGGAAGGACATAGTGATGATGATGCCGTGAATCCAGTGAATCGCCCTGGAAGAGAAGAACGAGAATATATCAATAACTGGGATTTGGCGGGAGCCAGAGCCGTAAATGCTACTGTTTTTATGATCAATTCAGAAGAAATTGAGCCAAGTTGGTTTCAAGCTGTAAGTTTTGGATCCTACAGACCTCTTGTATTAGAAAATGAAGGTACACCGGAAGCAAAAGCTTTCAACCGTAGAGTGGATATCATCATCCTAACCGAGAAGTCTACCAAACGTGCGCCAGGAGAAAGTAAATACGGACTCCCTGACACTCGATTGCCGAACACTGAAACAAATGTAGAAGGAGAATTTTAACATGGGTGACCGTGAAGTAGATGAAGAAGAAGGTGGGTTAGCCGAAGGTAGTTCCGCCTCCGCAGGGATGTCCCCCATTGTAAAATGGTTATTGTACATCGCTGCTGCCATTTTCGGGATTATCATTGTAACCGTTATATCGATGTTTGTTGCTCAAAAGACGGCAACAAGTGTGTTTAAACAACAAAAGAATATCTCTCTTGTGAAAGCTCCCCCTCCTTTGGAAGTTTACACATTTCAGGAAGAATTTAGAGTGAATACTTCTGATGTTGGTGAATCACATTTTGTTAAGTTAAAGATGTCACTGGGTTTTGAATCAGGCCAACCAGCACTTTCTGCGGAACTTGCGGCTCGTGTGGCTCAAATGCAAAACATCATCAACTTAGTCATTGCTCGCAAAACAAAAGACGATTTAAAATCTATTACCAACCAATTGGATTTACGTGAGGAAATCAAAGCCCACTTAAATCACATTTTGACGAATGGAAAAATCAAAGAGGTTTACTTTACCGAGTTCTTGGTAAACTAGGACTATGTCCGACCAAATCCTCGGTGTGATCCCTGCGCGCTTCGCGAGCACAAGGTTTCCCGGAAAACCACTGGCCCTCATTGGAACCAAACCAATGATCCAGTGGACCTACCACCACGCTTCTCTTTCGAAATCTTTCCACCGTTTGGTGGTAGCCACCGATGACAAACGAATCCATGATATGGTTCTGTCTTTTGGTGGAGAGTCTGTAGTTACAAGTCCTGACCATCCGACGGGCACAGACAGAATCATTGAAGTCGCAGAAAAGTATCCAAATTACGGAATCATCGTGAACATCCAAGGAGATGAACCGGGGATGGAAGCAAGCCTGATCGATGGAGTGGTGGGATTAAAAACCAAACATAGAAATTGGGAAATGACTACTGCCGCTGTTCCCTTTACATCTGCAGAAGATCCAAAAGACCCTAACAAAGTAAAGGTGGTCTTTGATATAAACGGACGAGCTAATTATTTTTCTCGTTCTCCGATCCCCGCATCTTTTAAAGCCGACGCTAAGTATTATAGACATTTAGGAATCTATGCTTACGAACGCGATTTTTTAATGAATTATAACCAATTGCCGGCTTCCGATTGGGAGACGGTAGAGTCATTGGAACAACTCCGTGCCCTACAAAATGGATCCACGATTGGAGTTTATCTTTCTGATAAAGCCAATCTTGGTGTGGATTCGCCTGCCGATTTAGAAGTGGTGATCGCGGAATTTAAAAAGAAGGGTTTGATTTAGAAAATGCAAAACGTTTACAAGTTTTCCACTGATAACAATTGTTGTGTTTGATCTTTTGCGGGTGACAATCCAAAATACCGTTTGTATTCCCTGCTAAATTGGGATGGACTTTCATATCCCACTCGTTCTGCCGCTGTGATGGCATTGGTTCCTTCGGTAATCATCAAACTTCTAGCCTTTTGTAATCGAACGGTTTTGATGTACTGCAGAGGAGATGAGTTCGTGACCGCTTTGAAACAAACATGAAATGTGGATACGCTCATCCCACAAGAAATTGCCAATTCAGCAATATCTAAATTTTGATCGTATTCTTTATGAATACGACTGAGTATTTGCGAAATTTGGAAAAACTTTCGGTTTCGATGTGCTAATGCTTGTAAGGCTTCTCCATTTTCACCCAT
The sequence above is drawn from the Leptospira sp. WS4.C2 genome and encodes:
- the fliL gene encoding flagellar basal body-associated protein FliL, whose product is MGDREVDEEEGGLAEGSSASAGMSPIVKWLLYIAAAIFGIIIVTVISMFVAQKTATSVFKQQKNISLVKAPPPLEVYTFQEEFRVNTSDVGESHFVKLKMSLGFESGQPALSAELAARVAQMQNIINLVIARKTKDDLKSITNQLDLREEIKAHLNHILTNGKIKEVYFTEFLVN
- the motB gene encoding flagellar motor protein MotB, yielding MASKKDKCPECIQKVPEFMATYGDMVTLLLCFFILLYTTGKTDAKEMQIILSAFKSTTGFFTGGQTLSKGSLEEMGMQIESLPSQVVGRNLSKAKKDAHEVFKPEVEAGKVRISENERGLVISLVGADYFYPGSAILTPTIRETLRKAAGLIKGLERFVRVEGHSDDDAVNPVNRPGREEREYINNWDLAGARAVNATVFMINSEEIEPSWFQAVSFGSYRPLVLENEGTPEAKAFNRRVDIIILTEKSTKRAPGESKYGLPDTRLPNTETNVEGEF
- the kdsB gene encoding 3-deoxy-manno-octulosonate cytidylyltransferase, translating into MSDQILGVIPARFASTRFPGKPLALIGTKPMIQWTYHHASLSKSFHRLVVATDDKRIHDMVLSFGGESVVTSPDHPTGTDRIIEVAEKYPNYGIIVNIQGDEPGMEASLIDGVVGLKTKHRNWEMTTAAVPFTSAEDPKDPNKVKVVFDINGRANYFSRSPIPASFKADAKYYRHLGIYAYERDFLMNYNQLPASDWETVESLEQLRALQNGSTIGVYLSDKANLGVDSPADLEVVIAEFKKKGLI